In the Acidobacteriota bacterium genome, GCGCCGGCGAGCACCGCCTGCACCAGCAGGTGGGGCGGCAGCAGCGGGCTCTGCCACAGATCCCGCGCCTTGGCCTGGGCGAAGAGATAGGCGGTGTAGACGGCGGTGGCGGCGGCCAGCAGAGCGCCGGGCAGCGCCAGCCAGGGGAGCAGCTCCGGCGCCCCGGCGAGGGCGATGACCAGGTGGGCCGCCAACACCAGGCCGTAGCCGCCGAGAATGAATCCGCCGCGCACCAACCAGCTGCGCCATTGGGGCCGGAGGAAGATGAGGTAGAAGCGCGCCGGGTGCTCCAGATCCCAGATCAGCAGCCCGCCGGTGACGGCGAGGAAGAAGAGAGCCGCCAGGGGGACGAGCCACTGCCACAGAAGACCGGCGGGGTCCAGAGTTCCGGCGCCGAGAAGCCCCAGCCCCACCAGGTAGACGCCGGCGGCGATGCCCTTGGTGAGGGTGTAGAGGCTGACCCGCCAATCCCAGGGCGCGGTGTGGGAGACGTCGTAGCTGAGAACGGCGGCGGCGCTGGAGGTGGCGCGCTCCGGCGACGGATGGCCGGAGACCACGTGGTGGCCCCCCTGGCGCTGCTCGCTCCACAGGAAGAGGCCGCCGTCGGGGCGCCTCGCCGCCAGGGGATCGAGGGTCGCCTGGTGAGCGCCGCGGTAAAAGAGCTTGGGGCGGGTATTCTTTTCCGGCCGGCGCACCGCCAGGGGCTCCCGGCCAACCATCTGGGCCACCTTCGAAGTGGGGTCCTCCAGATCCCCCACCAGGATCGCTTCGGTGGGGCAGACCACCACGCAGGCGGGTTCGAGGCCGATGTCCAGGCGGTGGGTGCAGAAGTTGCATTTCTCCGCTGAATGATCCTCGGGGTTGATGAAGATGGCGTCGTAGGGACAGGCGGCGATGCAGGCCTTGCAGCCGATGCAGGCGTTCTTATCGAAGTCCACGATGCCGTCGCCGCGCTGGTACATGGCGGAGGTGGGGCAGGCCTCGACGCAGGGGGCGTCCTCGCATTGATTGCAGCGGGTGACCTGGAACGCCCGCCGAGTGTTGGGGAAGGTGCCGACGTCGGCGTATTTGACGTAGGTGCGGGTCACCGACAGGGGGACGTCGTTCTCGGACTTGCACGCCGTGGTGCAGGCGTGGCAGCCGATGCAGCTTTCGTGGTCGATGACCTTGGCCCAGCGGCCCGTGGCGGGCGCGGCTTCCGGCGCGCTGGGTTGCTTCATGTGTAATACTCCTAACTCTATGTGCCGCAGCATTGTACGGGCGCCGTGGGCAGACCGCAAGCACTCCGGGAGCGCCCCGGAGAGGCGTTTGGCCAGGGATTCGGAAAGGATTGAAGAGCATGACTTCACGGGACGAATCGGGTTCCCGAGAGCCTCTTCCGCCGGGGGTGATGGAGCCTGAAGAGGAGGCCGGAGGGTTTCCCGGAATCGGGTTGGACGGCGGCGATTTCAACTCCGCCATGATCCACCTCTATCGCGGCGAGGTGACCCGTTCGAACCTCTGGCGCACTCGCCTCGACGCCACCACCAATTGGGCGGTGGTGACCACCGGTGCCGCCCTCACCTTCGCGTTCGGCGCCTCCACCCACACGCCGGTGGTGATCCTCATCGTCACCTTCTTGGTGCTCCTATTCTTGTTCATCGAAGCCCGGCGCTACCGCTACTTCGAGCTCTGGAGCCTACGGGTGCGGCTGATGGAGACGCAATATTTCAGCCGCCTGCTGTCGCCGCCCCACCGGCCCGACGAAGGCTGGTCCGAGCGGCTGGTGGAGAGCCTGCGGCGGCCCACCTTCCCCATTTCTTTGCTGGAGGCCTTGGGGCGCCGCTATCGGCGCAACTACGCGCCGGTCTTCCTGGTGCTGGCCCTCAGCTGGGTGGTCAAGATCCTGCTCCATCCCGAGCCCACGACCAAGGTGCCGGAGCTCCTCCAGCGCGCCGCCATCGGTCCGCTCTCGGGTTGGGCGGTCTTGCTCATCGGGATCGTCTTCAACGCCGCGCTCATCGCCCTGGGGCTGTTCACCGTCGGCCTGCGGGACTCCTCCGGCGAGGTCTTCGCCAGGACCCCACGGCTTTTCGACCGCATCCGCGCCGCCACTCGGGAGGCCTTGGAGGTGGATCTGGCAGCGCTGCGCCCGACTCTGCCGGGGCGCCGCAAGCAGCTCGCCTACATCGTCTCGGACCATGTGCAGAAGATCGCCGGGCCGCTGATGGAGAGCCTGGATCGGGGCGTTACGTTGCTCACCGGCGTCGGGATGTACAGCGGTGAGGAGCACGGCGTGCTGATGGTGGTGGTGAGCGGCAGTCAGGTGGCGGACCTCAAGCGCATCGTCACCACCCATGACCCCGACGCCTTCGTCATCATCACCGCCGCCCAGGACGTGCGCGGCGAAGGGTGGAAGCCGCTGGAGCCTTAGCCGTTCTCTGCTCCTCTGCGGACAGACCTGCTCAGAAACATCCTCAGGGTTCGCGGCGTAGTTCGGAATGAGCCCCCGAGCCTGACCCATCGTGGTCGGCAGCCTCGGGGGACCCACTTCGCCAAATCGTCCGAATGGGGAGCCCGCTATGGACAGCCTGTGGATGGATCTTCGCTTCGCCCTGCGCAGCCTGCGCAAGAACCTCTTCGTCACCCTCTTCATCGCCGGGTCCCTGGCGCTGGCCATCGCCGGCAACACGGTCACCTTCAGCCTGATCAACGGTGTGCTCTACCGGCCCCTGCCCTACGAGGAGCCGGAGCGCCTGTATCTGCTGGGGGAGCACGCCGTGGAGCGGCCGGAGCTCGGGGTGTCGCCGGCCTCGGCTCTCAACTTCCTGGACTGGCGGGAACGTCAGAGCAGCTTCACCGAGCTAGCGGGCTTCCAACCGGGTTCGGCGGGGTGGACCGGCGACGACGGTGTACCGGAGGCGGTGAGCGTGGTCTCGGTGTCGCCGGAGCTCTTCCCCCTGGTCGGGGTGGCGCCGGGGTTGGGGCGCTTCTTCGAGGCCCGGGAGGTGACCGAGGGACGGGAGAAGCTCCTGGTGGCGAGCTATCGATTCTGGGAGCAGCGCTTGGGGGCCGATCCCGAAGCGGTGGGCACGGAGCTGCGTCTCGACGGCGAGCTCTTCCAGCTGGTTGGGGTGCTGCCGGAGGGCTTCGAGGTGCTCGATCCAACGGTGCAGCTATGGCGGCCGATGGTTCTGGACCGCAGCGAGCTGGATCGATCCCAGCGCACCATGCTGGTGCTCGGAAGACTGGCGCCGGGAGTGGAACGGGAGCAGGCGCGGCAAGAGATGGAGGCCATCACCGCGGCCCTGGCGGAGGAGCATCCGGACGCCAATCGGGGCTATGCCGTGAGCCTGACCAACCTGCGCCACGACATTCCCGACGACACCGACCGCCAGCTCTTCGCCCTGCTCCAGGGAGCGTTGCTGGCGGTGTTGCTCATCGCCTGCGCCAACATCGCCAACCTGCTCTTGGCGCGTAGCCAGCGGCGGGAACGGGAGCTCGCTCTGCGCACCAGCCTGGGGGCCGGCCGCGGCCGCATCGCCCGCCAGTTGCTCACCGAAAGCCTGGTGCTGGCGGCCCTCGGTGGCCTGGCGGGATTGGCCCTGAGCTATTTGGGCGTGTCGGTGATCGCCAAGGCCATGGCGCCGCGGCTACCCAGCTTCATGGTGCCGGTGGTGGACGGACGGGTGCTGCTCTTCACCCTCGCCGTCACCGCCCTCGCGGGGCTTCTCTGCGGGCTGGCGCCGATCCTCCAGACCCGGCGGCTGAACCTGGTCTCGGCTCTCAAGGAAGGGGGCCGGGGGAGCGGTTCGCGCCGGCGGCTGATGGCCAATGGGCTGGTGGTGGCGGAGATCGCCCTGGCGCTGGTGCTCCTGGGGGGCGCTTCGGTGTTGGTGCGCAGCATGCTCGATCTGCAGAATCGGGACCCCGGCTTCGCGTCGGACAACCTGCTGGTCTTCAACCTGCGTCTGCCGGAGGCCGCTTATCCGGACGACGAGGCGGTGGTGCGGGGAGTGGAGACCTTGGATGAACGGCTGACGGCGATTCCCGGAGTGGCCTCGGTGACCACCAGCGACCAGCCGGCCCGCACCCCCTTCATGTCCGAGGACACGCTGAAGATCGACGGCGAGGAGTTGGGAGAAGGCCAGGCGCAGCCGCGGGCGACCTGGATGGTGGCGGACGGAGGGTTCGATACCACCGTTGGTTTGGAGCTGTTGGAGGGGCGCTGGTTGCAGGCGACGGATCGCGCCGACACCCCGTCAGTGGTGGTGATCAACCGCTCCCTGGCGGATCGTCATTGGCCCGCCGGCGACGCGGTGGGGCGGCGGCTGACCCTCCTGGGCCGTTCCCGAGAAGTGGTGGGAGTGGTGGCTTCGGTGCGCCATGGCTTCTTCCTCGACGAGGGGGAGCAACCCACCCTCTACGTGCCCCTGGGACAGGAGTCCCGGCGCAACATCTACTTCACTCTACGGACCGACGTGCCGCCGTACTCGGCGGCGGAGAGCGTGCGCACGGCGGTGGCGGAGGTGGACTCGCGACTGGCGGTGGCCCAGCTCCAGAGCCTGGACGACTACGTGGCGCAATTCTTCGTCGGAGCGCGGATCTTCACCTCGCTTCTGGGCGGGTTCGGCGTGCTGGCGCTCTTCCTCGCCGCGCTGGGTACCTACGGTGTGCTGGCCTATTCGGTGGCGCAGCGCCGCCACGAGCTGGGAGTGCGCATGGCCATCGGAGCCCGCCGCGGGCAGGTGGTGGGGCTGGTGACTCGGCAAGGGTTGAAGCTGGCGGTCCTGGGGCTGATTCTGGGAGTGCCAGGAGTGATCGGGGTCACCCGGCTCATCGGCAGCACCATGGCGGGCTTCGTCGGCATTCGCCCCATGACGGTAGTAGCGGTGGGGTTGGTGCTGCTGGCGGTGACGGTGCTCGCGAGCCTGCTGCCGGCCCGGCGTGCAGCATCGGTGGATCCCTTGGAAGCCCTGCGCGCCGAGTGAGGGCCGGATCCTCCGGAGAACGGCCGCATACAAAACCGCCCTCTCGCGAATCTCCGCCGCCGAAGTGAGAGCGAGAGGGCGGTGCTGTCATCCCGCTGGCGCGGACCGGAGGAAGCCGGCCGCGTCAGCAGGATCGATGGCGCCTACCACCAGCAGCAGCGGTGGCAGTAGCGGTTCGGCCACCAACAATAGCGGAACTGCAGCTTGCCCCACCACCACTGATAGTGCCACCAGTAGCAGCCGTACCAATAGTACGGGTAGTAGCGGAAGTAGTAGGGGTAGTAGTACGGGTAGTACCAGGGGCAGCCGTAGTGGTACTCATCGGTGAGATTCTCGATGTCACCGACGAGAGTCTGATCCGGCGTTTGGGACGGCGGAGTGGCATCGGCGTCTTCGGTGATGGTCATCTCGCCGCTCTGCACCACGGCGCCGACGCTGTCGAGAATGCGGAACTCTCCGTTGGTGGAGCCGAGGGCGGCTTGCACCTGAACGGTGAAGGTGCCGGAGGGCGCTTCGGCGTCGGCGGGGCCGGCGGCGGTGAAGATACCTACGGTGGTCCAGGTGGCGAGATCCGAACGGGTCAGATCCTCGACCCCTGCCACGGGCATGAAGGCGGCGGTGGAGTTGTCACCGGTGACCACGGACAGATTGCCGGCCACCGGGACTCCTAGGTCGGAAGCACATTGGGACAGCTGGGTCTCGACCTGGGCCGTATAGTTGTTGGTGAGAGCACGCAGGCCGTTGCCGTTGGGGTCATTGGCCTGGGCCGTGGGAGCGGCCACTAGGAGAGCTAGGGCTCCGAGAATTAGGATAGAACGATAAAAACGCATATCTCCTCCTTATTCGAGACGTGGGCCCGGAGAGGCTCCGGGAGGCGGCGGAAGGGGGTTGCAAGGCGATGAGGAACTGGGCGTGGGTTGAAAAAGAGTCCGAGAACAATGCATTTGTATTGTATATTTAGATATTTCTTATAATTATACTTTAAAAAGTCTGGTAGTCAAGGGGCTGGTCATGGATCCGAGGCACTCGAACGAGCACACGACCCGTACTTTCTATGACCGCATCAGCGGTGCGTATGACCTGATCGCCGACGCCAGTGAACACAGCGCCCGGGACGCGGGCTTGGCGGCTCTCGGCGCGGCTCCCGGGGAGGTGGTGCTGGAGATCGGCTTTGGCACGGGCCACGCCCTGGAGGATCTGGCGCGGGCGGTGGGAAGCTCCGGGCGGGTGGCGGGAGTGGATCTATCGTCCGGGATGATGGAAGTAGCCCGGCGTCGACTGGAGAAGGCGGGGCTGGAGCAGCGGGTGGAGCTCAAGCTCGGGGACGCCCGGGACCTTCCCTACCGAGACGGCAGCTTCGACGCGGTCTTCCTCAGCTTCACCCTCGAGCTCTTCGAGGGGGCAGAGATCCCGCAGGTTCTAGCCGAGATTCGCCGCGTGCTGCGGTCGCCGGGGGCCGGTTCGACGAATCCCCGGCTGGGGGTCGTATCCCTGACGCCGGGCGAGCATCCGGGGTTGGCGGTCAATATCTACCGCTGGTTCCACCGCCACTTTCCCCACTTCGTGGACTGCCAGCCCATCCCCGTCGTTGAGCTGCTGGAGGCTGCGGGATTCGAGATCCTGCACTCCGAGGAGCAGGATATGTGGCATCTGCCGGTGGCGATTCTGGTGGCGAGACCTGCTGCTACTGCTCCGCCGACTCTTCCGGGCCCAGGAGCCTGAGCTCCTCATCCCGCAGAGCCACCAGGTAGGCCTTGCCGTCGGCGTCGAGGCGAAGCTCCCCGTAGCGAGCGCCGGCGTAGAGACCGGCGTGTCCTTCCTGGAAGAAGAAGGCGTTGGTGCCGGGGCCCAGGCGGTCGCCGCGGAGGTGGAGCTGGAGACGCCTCTCGCCGGCGTCCAGGTCACCGCCGGTATCCGGCCGGTGGAAGCGGCCGATGCCCTGCTCGTCGAGCTGCAGGATCGCCCGGTCGCCGTCTCCCAGCCCTGCCCGCTCCGCCTCCCGCACCGCTTTGAAGGCCAGGGCCATGTAGTCGCCCTGCATCGGGGAGCGGGGGTCCACCGGGGCGAGCTCGAGGAAGATGGTTTCCCCGTGACGCACGACCTGCTCGTGGCTCCAGATGGTGAAGTTGATCCACGCGAGGATCAGAACTCCTGCAACCAAAGCGATGCGCTTAGCCATCCTGTGCTTCCTCCAGCGCCTCGTTCGGCGCCCCATCCAGGGCGGCGCCGGGCAGGGAGAGCACCTGCCGCAGGACCAGCAGCGCCGCACCGATGCTCAGCAGCCACCAGGATTTGGTCAGCAGGGTCAGGTCCAGGATGTAGTAGTACCCCAGTAGGTAGCCCACCAGAGCCACGGTGCCCAGACCGGCGAGGAGACGGTGGCCGTGGGCGACGCCGAGCCACAGCAGCACCGCCGCCGCGCCCACTCCCGGGGCGGGCACCGCAGCGATGGCCAGCAGGCCGGCGATGGCCCAAGTCCCCCGCCGAATCTTGGAGCCGGGCTCCCAGCCCGCGGTGCTCTGCAACCGGTAGACCACCCAGAGGAAAATCCCCGCTACCAAGAGGCCACCGGGCCAGAAAGGTAGATCCAACTCCCAGGGCGTGGAGGATCGGCCGAGTCTGCGGGCGGAGGTGTCGAAGAAGAGCATCGTCACCATCAGCGTCAGGCTGACTCCTGCCGCCAGGTGGTGGAGCATCGACTCGACCCGTGGCCGGGGTAGGTCGTAGAGCCAGAGCGCTCCGGCGGCGGCGCAGAGAGCGGCCAGGGCATAGCTCGGGGGCAGCCATTCGCGCAGCAGAAGGGTGAGAAAGAGCGACCCCATGGCCGCCGACCAGACGCGGTGGAGAGGGGTGGGGAAAGCCAGGAAGAGCGCCGCCGCGATGGCCGCCAGCGGCAAGTAAGTGTCAGAAAAATTCCACCCGGTCTTGTCTGCGAAGGCGATGAGGAAAAAGATCTGTCCGGCGAGGGAGCCGGCCAGGGCCAGCTGCTGAACGAAATCATTCTTGCTCACCCAGCGACTCACCACGGTAGCTCCGGTGCAGAGCAGAGCTCCGACGATCATGAACGGGCCGAAGGTTTCCTTGGACGAGCCCATGGCGAGAATGATGGTGCCGACGAGGAAGAGCGCCGCGATCCACCCGGCGGCTCCCAGCATCAGCCGCACGAACCAGGGGGCGGGGGGCTCCGGTGGCTCCGGTGGCGCTCCGGCTACCAGCTCGGCGGCCTCCAGGCGCTGCCACAGGCTCCGTTCTTCGGCGGCGTTCACGAGTCTTGCTCCGCGGAGGGGGGAGCGTCCTCGAGCCTGCGGAGCCACCAGGCCCCGGCAGCGGCCATGCCGATGATCATCAGCGCCAGGATGAACAGCGGCCCCGGCTCTTCGGAGAATTCGTCCATCCAGAGTCTGATCAGGACGGTGGAGATGATGACGATCACCGAGAGCACGCCGCCCGCCAGCATGAAGGGATCGAGCAGCTTGCGGCGATAGACGTAGAAGAACCCGAGGCACCAGACCAGCCAGATCCAGGGCGCGGGTTCGAGCAGGGTCTCGGCCCAGCTCTTGCGCTCGAAGAGGCCGCCGGAGCCGAGAAAGGTGATCATCGCTCCCCCCGCGACGGCGATGAGCCGCTGCGGCCAGCGGTCCTGGAGCTGACTTTCTGTCAGTCGGACCGTGGGTCGAGCTTGGGAGAAGCGCTGACCGCGGTGGACAAACCACTCCCAGCAGGCCAGAGCCGCGGTGTCGAGGACGAAGACGCTCCACAGCTTCCAGTTCGGGCCGATGAGCGCGAGGAGGGTGTCCAGCATCCCCAGGCTGTGAAAACCGATGGCGCAGTGGAGCAGGCCGAGCCAGAAGATCCATAGCCCTGCCGAGCGGGCGATCCAAACCCAGGGCAGGATGAGGATGGCCCAGGTGACGAAGAGCTCGAGGTTGGCGACTCCGGTTTGGTAGAGCTGACCGACCAGCGCCAGGAGAGCCCCCACCGCCAGGCTGGCTCCGAAGAGTGCCGCTTTGCCGGCACCAGTGCGCAGGTCCAGGCGCCAGAGGGCCACCAGCGCCGCTACCACCAGCAGCTCCATCAGGCCGAGCTTGGAGAACCGGCCCATGCGGGACCAGTTGTAGGCGAAGAAGCAGATGACCCCGCTGCCGACCATGGCCACGCCCAGCCACAGCATCAGGTGATCGAGAAAGCGCAGCCACCCGCTCCTCGAAGGCAGCACTCCCACCAGCTCCAGGGCTCTCCGCAGCCGCCGGCGGTCGAGGTGGCCCGCCTCGGCCCAGCGGATGAGGGTTTCTCGACGTTCGCTCATAGCCGCTACGTAGCTGCTTCAGCTCAGTGGGTCATCGCGAGATGCACTAGAGGTCGAGGGCCCAATCCGCTATCGACAGCTCGGGCACCCGTTGGAATTCACGCAGATTATGGGAGACGAGGGTCGCGCCGGCGGAACGCGCATGTCCGGCGATGAGCAGGTCGTAGGCCCCGATGGGGGTGCCGGCTCGTTCGAGATGGGCCCGGATGGCTCCGGCATGCCGGGCAGCCTGCGCATCGAAAGGGAGAACCTCCACATTGTGCAAGAAGGCGTTCACAACGCGGTGCAGTTGATGGGCCTCCGGTCGGCGCTGGAGCCCGTGCTCCAGCTCATAGACGGTGACGGTGGAGACCTTCAGCTCGCCTGGAGCGAACTGCTGGACTTTGTCGATCAACGACCGGGAGCTGCGCTTCATCAGGAAGCTGCAGGTATCGGTGTCGAGGAGGAACGTCACCAGTGGGTGCGCTCTTGAAGTGGCAGCTCGTCTCCGGCTTCGAAGTCCTGGGGCAGCACCAGGGACTCGTCTGCGAAGAAACGGTCCCAGCCCGCAGGATACTTGGGGCGCAGGAGGAGGGAGTCCCCGCGCTTCTCGAGGGTCACCGTGTCGGTGCTAAAACCTAGTTCCAGAGGGATCGTGACGGTCTGATGGCCGCCGTTACGGGATACCTTGACGGTGACTTCACTGCCAGTGTCTTCTTTGATCGTCGGTTCGGCCACGTTGCTTCCTCGTTCCTTCTCAGGTTCTCCGACTGCAGTCGATGAGAAGGTACTGACTTATCAAGTCTATCAGCCCGTGGTGAAGTCGAGCGATCTTGGATGAGCACAAGCTCCTAGATCGAATCCGCTCAGGCCTCGGCACAGCTAGCCACGGGCTGCTAGCCTTCGGGTTCGGCCTGGATCGACTTGAGGTAGCTCACCAGCTCCTGAATCCGAGACTCCGGCGTTCGAGCGTCACCACCCTCGTGTTGGGCGGAGAAGATCGGGCCCCATACCGGCATCTCGTTGCTGCCGTGGCCCTTGACTTCCTGAGTACCGTCGATCACCTTGGCGACCATTTCCGACGGGAAGGTGCCGTCGTTGCGCTTGCTCAGACGGGTCAGGTCCCGGGGCTGAAAGCGCAGGGCCGAAAGCATCGGGCCTTCGCCGCGGGCATCGGCGCCGTGGCAGCTGGCGCAGTAGACCTGGAAGCTCTTCTTGCCGCGGGCGACTTCGGCCTCGGAAGCCGAGTCCTGGGCGGTGGCGACGGAGAGATAGGAAGCGGTCGCCACCAAGGCGCCCACGAGGAGTAACCAGCGAACGGAGCTGCTCCGAGATGAGCTGCTGCGGGATGGTCGGGACGAGGGAAGGATCGAATTCATGGAACGTTCCTCCAGGGTTGGGCCGACTCGCCGGTTTCCTGGAGCAAGGGTCAGGCTCCGAGGCCCGGCGAACCTCGACCGATACGGAAAGTGTCGGCCGATTGTACTGGGAATTCGCCTCTCTGTCGCTACCCCCTGGGGCGGGGTGGTGAGTCTCGTCGTAGAATGAGAGAACCATGACTTCCTTCAAAGCTTGCGTCCTTTCGTTGCTGATCTTGTCGCTGGCCTTTGGGAGCGGTGCCCACGCCGCCGGTCTTGGAGGTGCTGATCTCGGCGGTGGCGGTCTCTCCTTCACCGATGTCAGCGCCGCTGCCGGTCTCGACTATCAGCATGGCTACAGCAATCCCGATCTCTTCGAGGCACAGATGATCGCCGGCGGGGTGGCGGCGGGGGATTACGACGGCGACGGCTGGATGGACCTCTACATCGTGCGCGGGGATATCGGACCCAATCTGCTCTACCGCAACCGCGGGGACGGCACCTTCGAAGAGCGGGCCGCCGCGGCGGGGGTGGGTCATTTCGGCGACCAGGGCAGCGGTCCCACCTTCGCCGACGTGGACGGCGACGGCTGGCTCGACTTGGTCATCGGCGGCGTCCGAGGAACCGCCATTCGCCTCTACCGCAACCGCGGCGACGGCACCTTCGAGAACATCACC is a window encoding:
- a CDS encoding 4Fe-4S dicluster domain-containing protein, which codes for MKQPSAPEAAPATGRWAKVIDHESCIGCHACTTACKSENDVPLSVTRTYVKYADVGTFPNTRRAFQVTRCNQCEDAPCVEACPTSAMYQRGDGIVDFDKNACIGCKACIAACPYDAIFINPEDHSAEKCNFCTHRLDIGLEPACVVVCPTEAILVGDLEDPTSKVAQMVGREPLAVRRPEKNTRPKLFYRGAHQATLDPLAARRPDGGLFLWSEQRQGGHHVVSGHPSPERATSSAAAVLSYDVSHTAPWDWRVSLYTLTKGIAAGVYLVGLGLLGAGTLDPAGLLWQWLVPLAALFFLAVTGGLLIWDLEHPARFYLIFLRPQWRSWLVRGGFILGGYGLVLAAHLVIALAGAPELLPWLALPGALLAAATAVYTAYLFAQAKARDLWQSPLLPPHLLVQAVLAGA
- a CDS encoding DUF2270 domain-containing protein: MTSRDESGSREPLPPGVMEPEEEAGGFPGIGLDGGDFNSAMIHLYRGEVTRSNLWRTRLDATTNWAVVTTGAALTFAFGASTHTPVVILIVTFLVLLFLFIEARRYRYFELWSLRVRLMETQYFSRLLSPPHRPDEGWSERLVESLRRPTFPISLLEALGRRYRRNYAPVFLVLALSWVVKILLHPEPTTKVPELLQRAAIGPLSGWAVLLIGIVFNAALIALGLFTVGLRDSSGEVFARTPRLFDRIRAATREALEVDLAALRPTLPGRRKQLAYIVSDHVQKIAGPLMESLDRGVTLLTGVGMYSGEEHGVLMVVVSGSQVADLKRIVTTHDPDAFVIITAAQDVRGEGWKPLEP
- a CDS encoding type II toxin-antitoxin system VapC family toxin — protein: MTFLLDTDTCSFLMKRSSRSLIDKVQQFAPGELKVSTVTVYELEHGLQRRPEAHQLHRVVNAFLHNVEVLPFDAQAARHAGAIRAHLERAGTPIGAYDLLIAGHARSAGATLVSHNLREFQRVPELSIADWALDL
- a CDS encoding GDYXXLXY domain-containing protein; the encoded protein is MAKRIALVAGVLILAWINFTIWSHEQVVRHGETIFLELAPVDPRSPMQGDYMALAFKAVREAERAGLGDGDRAILQLDEQGIGRFHRPDTGGDLDAGERRLQLHLRGDRLGPGTNAFFFQEGHAGLYAGARYGELRLDADGKAYLVALRDEELRLLGPEESAEQ
- a CDS encoding DUF4401 domain-containing protein, translating into MNAAEERSLWQRLEAAELVAGAPPEPPEPPAPWFVRLMLGAAGWIAALFLVGTIILAMGSSKETFGPFMIVGALLCTGATVVSRWVSKNDFVQQLALAGSLAGQIFFLIAFADKTGWNFSDTYLPLAAIAAALFLAFPTPLHRVWSAAMGSLFLTLLLREWLPPSYALAALCAAAGALWLYDLPRPRVESMLHHLAAGVSLTLMVTMLFFDTSARRLGRSSTPWELDLPFWPGGLLVAGIFLWVVYRLQSTAGWEPGSKIRRGTWAIAGLLAIAAVPAPGVGAAAVLLWLGVAHGHRLLAGLGTVALVGYLLGYYYILDLTLLTKSWWLLSIGAALLVLRQVLSLPGAALDGAPNEALEEAQDG
- a CDS encoding ABC transporter permease: MDSLWMDLRFALRSLRKNLFVTLFIAGSLALAIAGNTVTFSLINGVLYRPLPYEEPERLYLLGEHAVERPELGVSPASALNFLDWRERQSSFTELAGFQPGSAGWTGDDGVPEAVSVVSVSPELFPLVGVAPGLGRFFEAREVTEGREKLLVASYRFWEQRLGADPEAVGTELRLDGELFQLVGVLPEGFEVLDPTVQLWRPMVLDRSELDRSQRTMLVLGRLAPGVEREQARQEMEAITAALAEEHPDANRGYAVSLTNLRHDIPDDTDRQLFALLQGALLAVLLIACANIANLLLARSQRRERELALRTSLGAGRGRIARQLLTESLVLAALGGLAGLALSYLGVSVIAKAMAPRLPSFMVPVVDGRVLLFTLAVTALAGLLCGLAPILQTRRLNLVSALKEGGRGSGSRRRLMANGLVVAEIALALVLLGGASVLVRSMLDLQNRDPGFASDNLLVFNLRLPEAAYPDDEAVVRGVETLDERLTAIPGVASVTTSDQPARTPFMSEDTLKIDGEELGEGQAQPRATWMVADGGFDTTVGLELLEGRWLQATDRADTPSVVVINRSLADRHWPAGDAVGRRLTLLGRSREVVGVVASVRHGFFLDEGEQPTLYVPLGQESRRNIYFTLRTDVPPYSAAESVRTAVAEVDSRLAVAQLQSLDDYVAQFFVGARIFTSLLGGFGVLALFLAALGTYGVLAYSVAQRRHELGVRMAIGARRGQVVGLVTRQGLKLAVLGLILGVPGVIGVTRLIGSTMAGFVGIRPMTVVAVGLVLLAVTVLASLLPARRAASVDPLEALRAE
- a CDS encoding DUF2157 domain-containing protein — its product is MSERRETLIRWAEAGHLDRRRLRRALELVGVLPSRSGWLRFLDHLMLWLGVAMVGSGVICFFAYNWSRMGRFSKLGLMELLVVAALVALWRLDLRTGAGKAALFGASLAVGALLALVGQLYQTGVANLELFVTWAILILPWVWIARSAGLWIFWLGLLHCAIGFHSLGMLDTLLALIGPNWKLWSVFVLDTAALACWEWFVHRGQRFSQARPTVRLTESQLQDRWPQRLIAVAGGAMITFLGSGGLFERKSWAETLLEPAPWIWLVWCLGFFYVYRRKLLDPFMLAGGVLSVIVIISTVLIRLWMDEFSEEPGPLFILALMIIGMAAAGAWWLRRLEDAPPSAEQDS
- a CDS encoding methyltransferase domain-containing protein, yielding MDPRHSNEHTTRTFYDRISGAYDLIADASEHSARDAGLAALGAAPGEVVLEIGFGTGHALEDLARAVGSSGRVAGVDLSSGMMEVARRRLEKAGLEQRVELKLGDARDLPYRDGSFDAVFLSFTLELFEGAEIPQVLAEIRRVLRSPGAGSTNPRLGVVSLTPGEHPGLAVNIYRWFHRHFPHFVDCQPIPVVELLEAAGFEILHSEEQDMWHLPVAILVARPAATAPPTLPGPGA
- a CDS encoding cytochrome c; this translates as MATASYLSVATAQDSASEAEVARGKKSFQVYCASCHGADARGEGPMLSALRFQPRDLTRLSKRNDGTFPSEMVAKVIDGTQEVKGHGSNEMPVWGPIFSAQHEGGDARTPESRIQELVSYLKSIQAEPEG